Proteins found in one Candidatus Woesearchaeota archaeon genomic segment:
- a CDS encoding YhbY family RNA-binding protein: protein MDATKKKELKNQARTHSPVIAIGKQGVTKTVIEQIKKYLQAHKLCKIKFSKDITDEMSLSKKAFASYIATQTGAELIDQIGFIIVLWKR, encoded by the coding sequence ATGGATGCTACGAAGAAAAAAGAGCTCAAAAACCAAGCAAGAACACACTCACCAGTTATTGCTATAGGAAAACAAGGCGTAACAAAAACTGTTATAGAACAAATAAAAAAATATTTACAAGCGCATAAATTATGTAAAATAAAATTTTCTAAAGATATTACTGATGAAATGAGTCTGAGCAAGAAAGCATTCGCGTCATATATTGCAACGCAAACTGGAGCAGAGCTTATCGATCAAATTGGATTCATTATCGTTTTGTGGAAACGATAA
- a CDS encoding DUF192 domain-containing protein gives MKRRIADTVTLCTSFWKKGTGLMFRFPKGLFAYVFPFYAERRLVITMWFVFYSIDILFLDAADTVVEKVTLKPFSNYYPKAIAKTFIELPKGTIKQHDIALGQKVSWSNDFVDLL, from the coding sequence ATGAAACGAAGAATTGCTGATACGGTTACGCTATGTACTTCGTTTTGGAAAAAAGGCACTGGCCTCATGTTTCGTTTTCCTAAGGGTCTGTTTGCGTATGTTTTTCCTTTTTATGCTGAGCGCCGTTTAGTCATTACAATGTGGTTTGTCTTTTATAGTATTGATATTCTTTTCTTAGATGCCGCTGATACTGTAGTAGAGAAGGTGACGCTAAAACCATTTTCAAATTATTATCCCAAAGCAATTGCAAAAACCTTTATTGAATTGCCGAAAGGCACGATTAAACAACACGATATTGCTCTTGGTCAAAAGGTTTCTTGGTCGAATGATTTTGTGGATTTGCTCTGA
- a CDS encoding HU family DNA-binding protein, which translates to MNKAELVEAIAKATGYQKTAVNEILSEFVGLTGKTVKKGDTVQLVGLGTFKRVARKARVGVNPATGAKLKIPARKTIKFTASANLKKL; encoded by the coding sequence ATGAATAAAGCAGAATTAGTTGAAGCTATCGCAAAAGCAACAGGTTATCAAAAAACCGCAGTAAATGAAATTCTTTCTGAATTTGTTGGACTTACTGGTAAAACAGTAAAAAAAGGCGACACAGTACAACTTGTTGGTTTAGGTACGTTTAAACGAGTTGCACGTAAAGCGCGAGTCGGTGTTAATCCTGCAACTGGAGCTAAACTTAAAATTCCAGCACGGAAAACAATTAAGTTTACTGCAAGTGCTAACTTAAAAAAACTATAA